The Pelmatolapia mariae isolate MD_Pm_ZW linkage group LG9, Pm_UMD_F_2, whole genome shotgun sequence genome has a segment encoding these proteins:
- the LOC134634991 gene encoding disco-interacting protein 2 homolog C isoform X2, with product MERGGLQEGDRVALVYPPGIDLIAALYGCLYAGCVPITVRPPHPQNISTTLRTVKMIVEVSHSACVMTTAVICKLLRSKEAMATMDIRNWPPVLDSGTVFHSYPHREITLALSTLI from the exons ATGGAGAGAGGCGGTCTGCAGGAAGGAGATCGTGTCGCTCTGGTGTACCCGCCAG GTATAGACCTGATTGCAGCCCTTTATGGCTGCCTGTACGCCGGCTGCGTTCCCATCACAGTGCGACCGCCTCACCCTCAGAACATCTCCACCACCCTGCGCACTGTTAAGATGATTGTCGAG GTGAGTCACTCGGCGTGTGTGATGACCACCGCCGTCATCTGTAAGCTGCTGCGCTCCAAAGAGGCCATGGCCACGATGGACATCAGGAACTGGCCCCCAGTCCTGGACAGCGGTACAGTGTTTCATTCATATCCGCACAGGGAAATCACGCTCGCATTAAGTACTTTAATTTAA
- the LOC134634991 gene encoding disco-interacting protein 2 homolog C isoform X1 has translation MERGGLQEGDRVALVYPPGIDLIAALYGCLYAGCVPITVRPPHPQNISTTLRTVKMIVEVSHSACVMTTAVICKLLRSKEAMATMDIRNWPPVLDSGCLCAETTSHQRVCCCWLGL, from the exons ATGGAGAGAGGCGGTCTGCAGGAAGGAGATCGTGTCGCTCTGGTGTACCCGCCAG GTATAGACCTGATTGCAGCCCTTTATGGCTGCCTGTACGCCGGCTGCGTTCCCATCACAGTGCGACCGCCTCACCCTCAGAACATCTCCACCACCCTGCGCACTGTTAAGATGATTGTCGAG GTGAGTCACTCGGCGTGTGTGATGACCACCGCCGTCATCTGTAAGCTGCTGCGCTCCAAAGAGGCCATGGCCACGATGGACATCAGGAACTGGCCCCCAGTCCTGGACAGCG GCTGTCTGTGCGCAGAAACAACATCACATCAGAGGGTCTGCTGTTGTTGGCTCGGGCTGTGA